One region of Termitidicoccus mucosus genomic DNA includes:
- a CDS encoding MarR family winged helix-turn-helix transcriptional regulator, with protein MNFSPTGAGLGKADYELLSEFRYMLRKFLGFSEAAAVSHGLTPQQYQALLSIQGFPGRDWVTISELAEQMQIAHHSAVGLTDRMEALRLVRRLPSQEDRRRVQVSLTAKGLWILEKLYRIHRAELHSTGPRLARLLHRAAEQMSEGA; from the coding sequence ATGAATTTCTCCCCGACCGGCGCCGGACTCGGCAAGGCCGATTATGAGCTGCTTTCGGAATTCCGCTACATGCTGCGCAAGTTTCTCGGTTTCAGCGAGGCGGCCGCGGTCAGCCACGGGCTCACCCCGCAACAATATCAGGCGCTTCTCTCCATCCAGGGTTTTCCGGGCAGGGATTGGGTGACGATCAGCGAACTGGCCGAGCAGATGCAGATCGCCCACCATAGCGCGGTCGGACTCACGGATCGCATGGAAGCGCTCCGGCTCGTGCGTCGTTTGCCATCGCAGGAAGACCGGCGGCGCGTGCAGGTCTCGCTCACGGCCAAGGGGCTGTGGATTCTGGAAAAACTCTACCGCATCCATCGCGCCGAGTTGCACTCGACGGGGCCGCGGCTTGCCCGGCTGCTTCACCGCGCGGCGGAGCAAATGTCCGAAGGCGCATGA
- a CDS encoding DUF488 domain-containing protein, protein MQLKLHTYRYGDAGGLPGLALGVARFLPRNIRREDYAARGYFDVWLPLLAPSRELVAAYRKGSIDHETFASRYRKEMKEGAPAQVIRLLAAQAARTRINLGCFCEDASRCHRSVLAALIQESASASPGHPPPASVIALPSSKFSSPACSMPEIKD, encoded by the coding sequence ATGCAACTGAAGCTGCACACCTATCGCTATGGAGATGCCGGCGGCCTGCCCGGGCTCGCCCTTGGCGTGGCCCGGTTTCTGCCCAGAAACATCCGTCGTGAAGACTATGCCGCGCGGGGCTATTTTGATGTATGGCTGCCGCTTCTGGCTCCAAGCCGCGAACTGGTGGCCGCCTACCGGAAGGGAAGCATCGACCACGAGACATTTGCCTCCCGTTATCGCAAGGAGATGAAAGAGGGCGCGCCGGCACAGGTCATTCGCCTGCTCGCGGCCCAGGCGGCGCGCACGCGCATCAATCTCGGATGTTTTTGCGAGGATGCCTCCCGATGCCATCGCTCGGTGCTGGCCGCCTTGATTCAAGAGTCCGCGTCCGCGTCGCCCGGCCATCCGCCTCCGGCCTCGGTGATAGCGCTTCCCTCATCCAAATTTTCGAGTCCCGCCTGTTCCATGCCTGAAATCAAAGACTGA